From a region of the Paenibacillus lutimineralis genome:
- a CDS encoding response regulator → MYKILVVDDEPLICKGLAGLLNGSGIDIGAVYTAYSGHEALDYIRMEEIDLLVTDIQMGEMSGIELMQQAKMVKPWVQTIIISAHETFQYAQMALRLGAKDYLIKPLNSENFLDSVRNALLKMERPVAQIDEFLSADTDHFRMEEFRPEQNELLQRLLNGTVSLQEGILEELRLVGPYFSVIRMKLDIPREGEASYSERDIRLLHYAARNVAEELLHKEEKILTCYSGERDICILLQWNETEYDELDINKINHLEMIGRSLHHHVQKYLNIPAIIGISQILKGAEFLSVLDRQADKAIVWGGKHGDYQVFYYGDFNWSNYAQDPTAEELTTQNNRIVDSAKQYIEDNYSQKGLTIHEVAKKNHVSPNYLSFLFKKNTGYNLWEYVIKLRMEESKSLLLNTDLRRYEIAERVGYESPEHFSKIFKKYFGLSPSELKK, encoded by the coding sequence ATGTACAAAATACTAGTCGTTGACGATGAACCATTAATCTGCAAGGGGCTGGCTGGACTTCTGAACGGTTCCGGCATCGATATCGGGGCGGTGTATACCGCCTACAGCGGACATGAAGCTCTCGACTACATTCGTATGGAGGAGATCGATCTGCTTGTCACCGATATCCAGATGGGGGAGATGAGCGGGATCGAATTGATGCAGCAGGCCAAGATGGTCAAGCCGTGGGTGCAGACGATTATCATCTCTGCCCATGAGACATTCCAATATGCGCAGATGGCTTTGCGACTTGGGGCCAAGGATTATTTGATCAAGCCGCTGAATAGCGAGAATTTCTTGGATTCCGTCCGTAATGCTCTGTTGAAGATGGAGCGGCCTGTCGCGCAAATCGATGAGTTTTTGTCCGCGGATACGGATCATTTTCGAATGGAGGAATTTCGTCCAGAGCAGAATGAGCTTCTACAGCGTCTATTGAACGGAACGGTCTCTTTGCAAGAGGGTATTTTGGAGGAATTAAGATTAGTGGGCCCTTATTTCTCCGTGATCAGAATGAAGCTTGATATTCCGCGGGAGGGGGAGGCCTCCTATTCGGAGCGGGATATCCGTCTACTACACTATGCTGCACGGAACGTGGCTGAAGAGCTGTTACATAAAGAAGAGAAAATATTGACTTGCTATTCTGGTGAACGAGATATCTGTATTCTACTGCAGTGGAACGAGACAGAGTATGATGAGCTGGATATAAATAAAATCAACCATCTCGAAATGATCGGGCGAAGTTTGCATCATCATGTGCAGAAGTACTTAAATATTCCGGCCATCATCGGAATTAGCCAGATTCTGAAGGGCGCGGAATTTCTGTCTGTGCTGGATCGTCAAGCGGATAAGGCGATTGTGTGGGGCGGGAAGCATGGGGATTACCAGGTGTTCTATTACGGTGACTTCAATTGGAGCAATTATGCTCAGGACCCTACCGCTGAAGAGCTTACGACACAGAATAACCGGATTGTTGATAGTGCCAAGCAATATATCGAAGACAATTACAGCCAGAAAGGATTGACGATCCACGAGGTCGCGAAGAAGAATCATGTCAGCCCTAATTATCTTAGCTTCCTGTTCAAGAAGAACACCGGCTACAATCTGTGGGAGTATGTGATCAAACTGAGGATGGAAGAGAGCAAGTCCCTGTTGCTCAATACTGATCTACGTCGTTATGAGATCGCTGAACGCGTCGGTTACGAATCTCCCGAACATTTCAGTAAAATATTTAAGAAGTATTTCGGTCTTAGTCCCAGTGAGCTGAAGAAGTAA